The genomic interval AGTTGTAACGAATTCACGGAATGCATTCCCTTTCAGTACAACTACCGTTTTTCACCATCACGTGAATTGATCAAAGGCACCAACAACATGTCGATGAAAGTTTATTTTGTTTCAGAAGCTGAAGCGAATGCTTTCATCAAAGAACTTAGAAAATCGTTGAAGTTATGAGAAAACTTATTGTTGCAGGATTGCTGTCCCTTGCAGGAACGCAATTAAACGCTCAACAAGCTGCAGATAAAGAATGGTTTACACCCGTTGTCGGAGGAACGAATGGGTATTTTGTCAAACACTATTTCTTTTCTACGGAATTGAAGAAAATGTTGGAAACATCAACTGGTCGCGGAGATCAGTTTGATAGTGTTCCTATGGAAATTGAATGTGCTGAACCAATCATAGAAGGTAGTATTGAACGCTACTTTCCTATTTACAGTGGCAACTATTCTGTGATTACATTTCGAAACATCACTGAAAACAATGCTGAAGTAGCGCTTTGCTATAACATTTTCAGCACCTTGGAAGAAGCAAAAGGCTACGTTGCACCCGAAGATTCATACCATACTTGGCACACTAAAAAAGGGTTTGATCAAGAAATGGCAAAACCAGCAATTCCGAAACTGAGCAAAAACGATGTGATTGATTTCTTCAATTACTGTAAATCCTTATTGGATCAAGCAAAAGCGGATTCGCCGCAGTTGGATAAAAAAGCGCTTCAATCCTTGTACACCCAAATTTTGATTGGTGCTCCTATGCGCTATGCAAGAGAAAAAGGGTACAACGAGTTCAAAAGCATGCAAGTGATTCAAAAAGGTGTTGAGGAAAACGCACAAGATGCTGACATCAAAAAAATAGTAGAAACGTTTAAAGTACAATAAGCATGAAAAATCCTGCAATCATTTTATCCAGTATTATGCTATTAAGTTTTGCTTGTAGCAACACCAATAAAGAAGCCAATGCACTTGCAGCTCATCAGAATGCAGATTCAACAATGATGAACAGTGTGGATGAACAAGGTGAAGAAAGAGATGTGATGTATTACTATGAAAAATACGCCGATGTTGATTCAGAAGATCCTTCTATTGGTGTTGGTCCGCGTGTTATCCTTTCCAAGGATCTAGAAAAAGGCATCATCAAATACCAATTCAAAGAAGCATTTAACGGAGAAAACCCAGTTCAAACATTGCAATTGTGGCACATGGACGGTTATGATTACATTCAATACTCTGGAGGATTTATTGTCATTGATGGTGAAAAAGAATACCCCATTTTTGTGCATGAAGAACCAATGGAATTGGTCATGAAAATCATTGACAATCGCACAGCAAGAGGTGGTGAATGCGACTATGCAGCTTCTCCAGATATCAAAGTTAGAAACAATAAAATCTGTGTGGTATTAACATGTAGTGATGATCCCAATTTTGCTGAAACTATTGGAACGATTAGTTTGAAAAACGGAAAGTTAGTTGTCACTGAAATTTAACACCTCCACTACGAACAAAAAAAAAATGAGATGCTTCTAGTGTCTCATTTTTTTTGTTTCATTATTTACTGAACTAAAAAAGCCCAACAACATTGCTGGGCTCATGATTCATGTATACTTTTCTATTTACTTGCTTTGTAATTATCCAAAACAGTTTGAAAGTTTTGGCGGCATTCTTCTGCTTCTGCTTCTGTTTCAAATTCGAAATACAAAGTGGTGTATTCTGAAGTCTTTGAGCTCTCTTTGTAAAAAGTCATCATAAAACCAAAATTTTCTGGACCTACCACATAGCATGTTTTACCCGTTGTTCCGATCTTAATCACATCATCGTAAGAAGTACTTGAAAATTCAACTCCAATGATTTCTGGTTTTCCTATTTCATAAGATGCTTTATACAGTTCAAAACTACGTTCAGCGTCATTAGCAAAAGCATAAAATTCCCATTTGTACTTGTCGTATGTCTCCGTTCTAAAAGGAGTTCCATTCCACTCGACCATTTGTAAACTTTCTTTTGACCCATAAACAAATGAATGTTCCATTTCACTGGTTGGTACATAGTAAGTACTCTCCAAGGCTGTTAATTTACTTTGTATAGCACTGGTTACTTTTTTACAAACATCTGCTTTATCAAAATTGAATTCTATGTATCCTTTAATGATTTCTTCTGATTGTTCGTCTTTGCCATATTTCTTTTGAACAAGCTCACGTTCATCTTTGAAATCTATTGACAAAAGATTCCCTCCACTTTTCACTGATTTTATGTCCCTAATCGGGCAATTCATCACAAAGATGGATGACATTTCTCCATCGAACGCGACAACCAGGTAATGGACAATTTTATCTTCTTCTACATCGATGTAATTTTCCGTTTTCATTACAAACCCCATTGTTTTCTCTTCAACAGAGACCAAGGTTCCTTTCGGTTCCATGCCATCAAATTGCGCGAAACCTGTTACTACATATCCAAACATTGCAACAGCAAGGACAACTATTTTTCTTTTCATTTTTCGTGTTTTTTATTAAAAGTAGCGGCTTGATTTCTAACCTTTTAAAAACACTTGTGAATGGTAACGAATAACTTGTTAAAGAACCAAATTCAATTGTTTGACTTTTTAGTAAAAAAAATCTAAACCAATAATTAGCTCCCAAGAGCGAAAAATTAGAATTAAAGCTTTTGAAATAACACACACAAGGTAATTATCACGCTTTACAAGGTATATTTTCCAGGCCTTTTCAATCACTCTACATTTGATCGAAATACTAAAAATTATGAAAAAAATAAATTACATGAAACAATTGATTGTCATGGCCATGATGCTCTTTTCTGCGGTTCTGAGCTTTGGTCAAAATGGCTGGAACGATAATGAGTTCGTAATAGGATCTGGATTTAATGGAAGTGTTTATACCAGCTTGGCTTTACCAGACAACGGTGTTGTTTTTGGGGGCGATTTTACCAGTTACAACGGCACAAATTGTCAAGGAATAGTGAAACTAAGACCAGATGGCACAATTGACCCCAATTGGTTACTTTCCGGGTATGTACCAGGTGCACAAAACTTTTCGGGTGGCGCAACAGTAATGGATTTGAAACTTGAAAGTACAGGAACTATTCTGGTATCTGGTGCATTTCCTTCGTATTATGGAGTTGGATGTCCCAATTTAGCAAGAATAAACTCGCTAAATGGACAAATTGATATCGCTTTTCGAGACGCACTGGTTTTAAACCCTCCGAATGGTGCAGTTTGGTCTGTTGATACGCAATCGGATGGCAAAATAATCTTAGGAGGAGATTTTTCAACATTAGCTGCAGCAAATGTTCGAAACGGAGTTGCTCGTTTATTAACAAACGGATCTGTTGATAATACCTTTACTTTTTCAGGCGCAACAAACGCTACCGTTCGAAAAGTAAAAGTTCAATCGGATAATAAAATTTTAGTTGGAGGGAACTTTACAACAATCAATGGAGTTGCTAAAAACAGAATCACTCGCTTAAATGCTGATGGAACTTCTGACGCTACTTTCTTAGGAAATGGAGCAAATAATTTTGTCCTTGACATTGAAGTTCAAAGTGATAATAAAATTTTGTTATGTGGTGATTTCACCAGTTACGACGTATTATTGGCCAATCGCTTTATTCGTTTAAATCCAAATGGAGTTCAAGAAGGAACGTTTAACAATTTTAATTCAACAGTTCGTACTATGTCGATACTTAGCAATGGTTCTATTGCAATTGGTGGTCAATTTGATCTTTTTCCGACTTACCCCGGAATACGATTTGCTGTCTTGAACGCTGATTTGACCTACAATTCAACTTTTGCAAATCCTTCCGCGAATAATACCGTTTTAACAACTTGTTTATTGGCTGATGGAAGAATTGCTGCAGGTGGTGGATTCACTTTTTTTAGAGGACAAGCAAGAGAAAAAGCAGCGGTTATGCAATATTGTGACGGATTTTCTATTGGAACTGCATCCTCATCGCCTACTTTGTGTATCAATACAGCACTCACTCCAATTACACATGCTATTACAGGAGGAACTTCTTTCACAAAAGTGATTTCTTCTACAGGACTTCCTGGAGGTGTTACAGCAGCAGTTGTGGGTGGTCAATTGTCTATTTCTGGAACACCAACAACTTCTGGGACATTTAATTATTCCGTTACATTAAGTGCATGTCAAGCAGCTGTCGCAACTGGAATTATTATTGTCAATCAGAATGTACTCGTTTCTTCAGCTGCTGCTTCTGTTGCAAGTTGTATTGACGTTCCATTAACGCCATTCACAAGAACAACTTTTAATGCCTCTGCAATTGGTTCACCAACAGGTTTGCCTCCAGGTATTTCAGTTGCCTTTTCAAGCAATGTGATTACATTTTCCGGAACTCCAACAACTGCAGGTGTATTTAATTATTCTATACCAGTTACAGGAAATTGTGCGAGTGAAATCATGACAGGTACAATAACTGTTCGACCGGATGTTGTTGTTACAGATCCAGCTACCAATTACCAATGTGCTTTAAGTTCATTTATTCCTATTGGAATTACAGTTGCGAATGCGACAAGTATTGGAACTCCAACTGGGTTTACTGGTGGTATGTCTGCAACTTTGAGTGGAAACTCGGTAACAATCAACGGAACAAATACTTCTTTTCCAGGTGTCTATAATTACACGATTCCAGTAAATGGTCTGTGCAAGCCTGACACCATTTTCGGAACTTTAATCACAGTTGATGCTTCTGAATTAATTCCAAGTAACACAATGACGAACCCACCAGCAGTTTGTGTTGGATTGCCAATTGACACCATTAAAATTGCAACGAATCAATTGGTAAGTTCTATCAGTGAAAGTGCAACATTTCCTTTACCAGCAGGGATTAATTTCTCTTATGTAAATGATACCATCTATATTTTTGGAACGGCTACTGCTCCTGGAGCTACTTTAATCATTATGGAAGCTTCAAGTCCTTGTGGAACAGATCAGATTTCTGGTATGATTGAAATCAATTCTGATTTTATTTTTGCTGGTCCTGCACCAACTTTCACTCCTGTTTGTGTGAATACACCAATTACAACTGTTACACAACCATTTGGAGGAGGGAATATTGACTCCATTATAAATTTACCTCAAGGTATTACAGCAGTTGTTCTTCCATTTAATCCTCCCTTATCAAATGGTGGTATTGAGTTTTCTGGAACACCAACACAAAGCGGAACCTTTAATTACACGATTTACACATCCAATCCTTGTACAACAGAAGTATTGACAGGAACAATGATAATCAATGCAGCTAGTGTTTCTGTAAGTGCAGCTTCAGCTACACCAACTGTTTGTACAGGATCTACAATCACACCTATAACTCATACCATTACAGGTACAGGAAGTGTTGGAGCAGCAACTGGTTTGCCTGCAGGCATTACTGCAAGTAACGCAGGGAATACTATTACAATCAGTGGTTCATCTACTATTTCAGGAACTTACAATTATACCATTCCAATTTCTGGATCTTGTGGAAGTGTAAATGCAACAGGAACCATTACTATCATTACTCAAAACACGGTTTCTGCTGAACCAGCAGCAGTTGTCAATTGTGTTAACAATGCTATGACACCAATCGTAAGAACAACTGGTGGCGCTACAGGAATTGGTGCAGTAACAGGCTTGCCTGCTGGAGTGAGTGCATCATGGAATGCAAATACACTTACTATTAACGGTACACCAACTTCTATTGGAACTTTCAATTATTCCATTCCTCTAACTGGTGGATGTGGAACTGTAAATGCAACTGGAACATTTGTTATTTCACCAGAAACAGCATGTACACAAGGAATTGAAGAAAATAACAGTATTCAGCTGACTGTTTTCCCTAATCCAGTGAACGACAAAGTGAACATAACTTTCGAAGGAACATCAACAGTATCCATCGACTTCATAGACATCAATGGAAAATTGGTTGCCACAAATACGGGCATTCAATCAGGTGATGTTATTTCGATTGAGCACTTAGAAAAAGGTGTTTACCTCATGTTAGTTAAATCTTCAGAAGGCAACATTATTGAACGCTTAATCAAACAGTAAACTGAAACATACAAATTTGGAATTAGAATTTATAACAACTTCTAAACGCTTAAAAGGATGGTTTTACAGACCATCCTTTTTTGTTTTCAGTACCGCCACATTTCATTCACACTAGTTATTTAACGCTTATCAAGGAATCAACTTCTGTTCACAAGGTTTATTCGGTTAGGTTAGTAACAACACCCTTTCTTTGATCTTGATTTAAGATAATAACCAATGAATTAATGATTTATGATAAATACAATCACACAACTTAAACTTATTTCGATTTTACATTTGAATCGGAAAAATGAAGCCCTTACCTTTGGAAAAAGGATAGCACTTTTATGTCTTGGCATTTTTTCAGCATGTATCACATTTGCTCAACCAGGAGAATATTTTAAATTTGATGGAGGAAATGATTATGCTTATAATACAGCTCCAGTTAACATTCCAATTGGAAATTCAAGCTACACCATAGAAGCTTGGATAAATCCAACATATCTTTCAAACAATGGAATCATCGGTTGGGGGAACTATGGTGTTGCGAATCAGTGTAACGCCCTGAAAGTAACGAATACCGGAATAACGAATTATTGGTGGGGCGGCGGAGTCAATGATTTATCAGTTAATTACACTTTTACCGCTGGTGTTTGGTATCACGTAGCTGCTACTTATGATGGAAGCACAAAAAGGATCTACATAAACGGCGCATTAGTTGGATCCAATGTTCCAACAGTAAATTCTCATGCGGTTCCTAATGCAAACAACTTTAAAATCGGATCAACAAACGCATCCTTTCCCGAACCTTTTAATGGCGGAATTGATGAAGTAAGAATTTGGAACACAGCTCAATCAGAAGCAAATATTGCTAGAAGAAGATTTTGTGAATTAGCTGGTAATGAAGTGGGCTTAGTTGCTTATTACCAATTCAATCAAGGAACTGCTGGGGCTAATAATTCTTCAATAACTGGTTTAATTAATTCTGTCAATACATCAAATAATACTTGCTTTTTTAGTGGAGTAACATTAGTAGGTTCAAACTCAAACTTCTTGGCGGGTTCGCCTGTTACAAGTGGTTCAGTAGTACCTTCAACACCACCTATATTACCAAGTAATCAACCAAACGTTTTGAATACTGTAGCAGATTTAACTCCTGCTCCAAGTAGTACTGTAAAATGGTATGATGTCGCAATTGGAGGAACCGCATTAGCAAGTTCAACCATTCTAACTTGTGGTTCAACATATTATGCAGCAACAGTCAATGCGAATGGATGTGAAAGCGAACGTGTTTTATTTAAGCATATTCCAATGAATACACCATTAAACACACAAGTGTGTAGTGGAGCTTCAACTTCTGCTACTTTTTCAAGTTCATGTCCTCAAGTTTTTTATACTTGGACCAATGACAATCCATCAATTGGATTAGGTTCAAGTGGAACAGGTTCAATACCGTTATTCCCTTCAACGAACACAACAGGAAGTCCATTAATAGCGAACATTACTGTAACACCTAAAATTGCAGGAACACCTGTCACAGAAATATTTAACATTCCAGGTACCGAGCAAGTTTGGACAGTTCCAGAAAATGTATATTCTGTCAACATAGAAGCCAGAGGTGGTCAAGGAGCTGGAAATACACAATCCCCTATTTCTGTTGTGAAAGGTGATTTAGCTGTTACTCCAGGACAATTATTAAGAATATATACTGGAGGAGCTGGTTGGATAGCTCCAATTGGATATAACGGTGGAGCCTCTGGAATGAATTTTGGTGGTGGAGCTTCGGACGTTCGTGTTGGAGGAAATGCACTTTCAAACAGAG from Fluviicola taffensis DSM 16823 carries:
- a CDS encoding T9SS type A sorting domain-containing protein, which translates into the protein MKKINYMKQLIVMAMMLFSAVLSFGQNGWNDNEFVIGSGFNGSVYTSLALPDNGVVFGGDFTSYNGTNCQGIVKLRPDGTIDPNWLLSGYVPGAQNFSGGATVMDLKLESTGTILVSGAFPSYYGVGCPNLARINSLNGQIDIAFRDALVLNPPNGAVWSVDTQSDGKIILGGDFSTLAAANVRNGVARLLTNGSVDNTFTFSGATNATVRKVKVQSDNKILVGGNFTTINGVAKNRITRLNADGTSDATFLGNGANNFVLDIEVQSDNKILLCGDFTSYDVLLANRFIRLNPNGVQEGTFNNFNSTVRTMSILSNGSIAIGGQFDLFPTYPGIRFAVLNADLTYNSTFANPSANNTVLTTCLLADGRIAAGGGFTFFRGQAREKAAVMQYCDGFSIGTASSSPTLCINTALTPITHAITGGTSFTKVISSTGLPGGVTAAVVGGQLSISGTPTTSGTFNYSVTLSACQAAVATGIIIVNQNVLVSSAAASVASCIDVPLTPFTRTTFNASAIGSPTGLPPGISVAFSSNVITFSGTPTTAGVFNYSIPVTGNCASEIMTGTITVRPDVVVTDPATNYQCALSSFIPIGITVANATSIGTPTGFTGGMSATLSGNSVTINGTNTSFPGVYNYTIPVNGLCKPDTIFGTLITVDASELIPSNTMTNPPAVCVGLPIDTIKIATNQLVSSISESATFPLPAGINFSYVNDTIYIFGTATAPGATLIIMEASSPCGTDQISGMIEINSDFIFAGPAPTFTPVCVNTPITTVTQPFGGGNIDSIINLPQGITAVVLPFNPPLSNGGIEFSGTPTQSGTFNYTIYTSNPCTTEVLTGTMIINAASVSVSAASATPTVCTGSTITPITHTITGTGSVGAATGLPAGITASNAGNTITISGSSTISGTYNYTIPISGSCGSVNATGTITIITQNTVSAEPAAVVNCVNNAMTPIVRTTGGATGIGAVTGLPAGVSASWNANTLTINGTPTSIGTFNYSIPLTGGCGTVNATGTFVISPETACTQGIEENNSIQLTVFPNPVNDKVNITFEGTSTVSIDFIDINGKLVATNTGIQSGDVISIEHLEKGVYLMLVKSSEGNIIERLIKQ